Proteins encoded by one window of Phenylobacterium soli:
- a CDS encoding nucleotidyltransferase family protein, producing the protein MWGVIPAAGQGTRIQPLAFSKELLPVGVRHEGGTERPRAVSEYLVDRLARGGASKICFVISPHKDDILRYYGDRVDGVDFAYVVQPRAAGLCDAIFRALPLIGPDEPVAVGLPDTIWFPEDGLARLPDDRFSFLTFPVEAPQHFDAVVADEAGRIAEIQVKSAAPASRWIWGAFKAPGRVFHELHALWLEREREDEYLGTLVNAWIARGGEAWSAPHGEGYVDVGTLHGYREALALLGGVVTKA; encoded by the coding sequence ATGTGGGGCGTCATTCCCGCCGCCGGCCAGGGCACGCGCATCCAGCCCCTCGCCTTCTCTAAGGAACTGCTGCCGGTGGGCGTGCGCCATGAAGGCGGGACCGAGCGGCCGCGGGCGGTCAGCGAGTACCTCGTCGATCGTCTGGCGCGCGGCGGCGCCAGCAAGATCTGCTTCGTCATCTCGCCCCACAAGGACGACATCCTGCGCTACTACGGCGACCGGGTGGACGGAGTGGACTTCGCCTATGTGGTCCAGCCGCGCGCCGCCGGGCTCTGCGACGCCATCTTCCGCGCCCTGCCGCTGATCGGCCCCGACGAGCCGGTGGCCGTCGGCCTGCCCGACACCATCTGGTTCCCCGAGGACGGCCTCGCCCGCCTGCCCGACGACCGCTTCTCCTTCCTGACCTTCCCCGTCGAGGCGCCACAGCACTTCGACGCCGTGGTCGCCGACGAGGCGGGCCGCATCGCCGAGATCCAGGTGAAGTCCGCCGCGCCGGCCTCGCGCTGGATCTGGGGCGCCTTCAAGGCCCCGGGCCGCGTGTTCCACGAGCTGCACGCCCTGTGGCTCGAGCGCGAGCGCGAGGACGAGTACCTCGGCACCCTGGTCAACGCCTGGATCGCCCGCGGCGGCGAGGCCTGGTCCGCGCCGCATGGCGAGGGCTACGTCGACGTCGGCACCCTGCACGGCTACCGCGAGGCGCTGGCCCTGCTCGGCGGCGTCGTGACCAAGGCCTAG
- a CDS encoding CgeB family protein: MKLVVFGLTVSSSWGNGHATLWRGLIKALAAQQCEVTFFERDVPYYARHRDLLDLPAGELVLYADWADLAARALSEIRAADAVIVTSYCPDGPAAAALACEAARRAVFYDMDTPVTLARLAAGEGVDYLPAEGLSAFDLVLSYTGGEALVRLERELGARRALPLYGHVDPDAHRPGPPQPRFAADLSYLGTYATDRQPTVAALFAEPARRRPDLRFLLGGSGYGEAFPWSDNIFFLDHVAPPEHGAFFASSSLTLNATRRDMADLGYCPSGRLFEAAACGAPILTDVWEGLDLFFEPGREILTARTTDDALAALDLAPADLAAVAAAARERTLDEHTSARRAGQLIGYLSASSPAAAGDLQEA, from the coding sequence ATGAAGCTCGTGGTCTTCGGCCTGACGGTGTCGTCGTCCTGGGGCAATGGCCACGCGACGCTCTGGCGGGGACTGATCAAGGCGCTCGCGGCGCAACAGTGTGAGGTGACCTTCTTCGAGCGCGACGTCCCCTACTACGCCCGCCACCGCGACCTCTTAGACCTCCCCGCCGGCGAGCTCGTGCTCTACGCCGACTGGGCCGACCTCGCCGCGCGCGCCCTCTCCGAGATCCGCGCCGCCGACGCGGTGATCGTCACCTCCTACTGCCCCGACGGCCCGGCCGCCGCCGCCCTCGCCTGCGAGGCCGCCCGCCGGGCGGTGTTCTACGACATGGACACGCCGGTCACCCTCGCGCGGCTCGCCGCCGGCGAGGGGGTCGACTACCTTCCCGCCGAGGGCCTCTCGGCCTTCGACCTGGTCCTCAGCTACACCGGCGGCGAGGCCCTGGTGCGGCTGGAGCGCGAGCTCGGCGCGCGCCGCGCCCTGCCGCTTTACGGCCACGTCGATCCCGACGCCCATCGCCCCGGCCCGCCGCAGCCGCGGTTCGCGGCCGACCTCTCCTACCTCGGCACCTATGCGACCGACCGCCAGCCGACCGTCGCCGCCCTCTTCGCCGAGCCGGCGCGCCGCCGGCCCGACCTGCGCTTCCTGCTCGGCGGCTCCGGCTACGGCGAGGCCTTCCCGTGGAGCGATAACATCTTCTTCCTCGACCACGTCGCCCCGCCCGAGCACGGCGCCTTCTTCGCCTCTTCGAGCCTGACCCTGAACGCCACCCGCCGCGACATGGCCGACCTCGGCTACTGCCCCTCCGGCCGGCTGTTCGAGGCCGCCGCCTGCGGGGCGCCGATCCTGACCGACGTCTGGGAAGGCCTCGACCTGTTCTTCGAGCCGGGCCGCGAGATCCTCACCGCCCGCACCACCGACGACGCCCTGGCCGCCCTCGACCTTGCGCCCGCTGACCTCGCGGCCGTCGCCGCGGCCGCCCGCGAGCGCACCCTCGACGAGCACACCAGCGCCCGCCGCGCCGGCCAGCTCATCGGCTATCTCTCCGCCTCGTCCCCGGCCGCGGCCGGGGACCTCCAGGAGGCCTGA
- a CDS encoding DUF1003 domain-containing protein has product MREARDMAAVLRRNIEAMRAQREREEAEASLAQRLADRITAFTGSLAFVGVHVVLVGGWVATNLGWAPGVRPFDPSFVILATVASVEAIFLTTFVLISQNRTAALAEKRAALDLQINLLAEYEITQLVRLLRAVAEKVGVADLPQPELEEIAREVEPEAVLEEIEAQEEAMRE; this is encoded by the coding sequence ATGCGCGAGGCGCGGGACATGGCCGCGGTGCTCCGCCGCAACATCGAGGCCATGCGCGCCCAGCGGGAGCGCGAGGAGGCCGAGGCGAGCCTCGCCCAACGGCTGGCCGATCGGATCACGGCCTTCACCGGGTCTCTGGCGTTCGTCGGCGTGCACGTCGTGCTGGTGGGCGGCTGGGTGGCGACCAACCTCGGCTGGGCGCCCGGCGTCCGCCCGTTCGACCCGAGCTTCGTGATCCTGGCGACGGTGGCCTCGGTGGAGGCGATCTTCCTGACCACCTTCGTGCTGATCAGCCAGAACCGCACCGCCGCCCTGGCCGAGAAGCGGGCGGCCCTGGACCTGCAGATCAACCTGCTGGCCGAATACGAGATCACCCAGCTCGTGCGCCTGCTGCGGGCGGTGGCCGAGAAGGTCGGGGTGGCCGACCTGCCGCAGCCGGAGCTCGAGGAGATCGCGCGCGAGGTCGAGCCCGAGGCGGTGCTCGAGGAGATCGAGGCTCAGGAGGAGGCGATGCGGGAGTAG
- a CDS encoding flotillin family protein yields the protein MVTEVDLQAGLSRLFHLGMELAERIQQDAMEAEQPETRAKLATAFHRISRSVRQTAALKLRLEREAKRAVREDQAAVRADRERQVDLRKTRIKARVEQLIWTEYEGEDADRRESILEDLLDADALEDDFLDQDLDTQVARLCLDLNLPSPLAGEGGGRSPTDEGSMIPSTAAQDRDAFDAAPLLPQREKEDPG from the coding sequence ATGGTGACCGAGGTCGATCTCCAGGCCGGCCTGAGCCGTCTCTTCCATCTCGGGATGGAACTGGCCGAGCGCATCCAGCAGGACGCCATGGAGGCCGAGCAGCCGGAGACCCGCGCCAAGCTCGCCACCGCCTTCCACCGCATCTCCCGCTCCGTCCGTCAGACCGCCGCCCTCAAGCTGCGCCTGGAACGCGAGGCCAAGCGCGCTGTCCGCGAGGACCAGGCGGCGGTCCGCGCCGACCGTGAGCGCCAGGTCGACCTGCGCAAGACCCGCATCAAGGCTCGGGTCGAACAGCTCATCTGGACCGAGTACGAAGGCGAGGACGCCGACAGGCGCGAAAGCATCCTCGAGGACCTCCTCGACGCCGACGCTCTCGAAGACGACTTCCTGGACCAGGATCTCGACACCCAGGTCGCCCGCCTCTGCCTCGACCTGAACCTTCCTTCTCCCCTTGCGGGAGAAGGTGGCGGGCGAAGCCCGACGGATGAGGGGTCGATGATCCCTTCCACCGCCGCTCAAGACCGCGACGCCTTCGACGCCGCCCCCCTTCTCCCACAACGGGAGAAGGAAGACCCCGGCTGA
- a CDS encoding malonate--CoA ligase — translation MSENLYELLAAGFAAARDKACFILSDGREISYGTLEAGAAQVAGHLKALGVEPGDRVALQAEKSPEAVMVYLGTLKAGAVYLPLNSAYTAAEVEYFRKDAEPKVFVDDPSAFVAQAEAAAPLVEPVARAAFDLASIIYTSGTTGRSKGAMLSHGNLAANALALHRAWGFTPDDVLLHALPIFHVHGLFVAMHCAFLSGAPMVWLPKFADAEVLAGLKRATVMMGVPTFYTRLLANPGFTREAAAHMRLFICGSAPLLPSTFEDFEQRTGMRILERYGMSEAVIITSNPLDGERIAGSVGYPLPGVELRIDAGEGGGDTGVIQIRGPSVFGGYWRMPEKTAEEFTADGFFITGDVGRQDADGRVWISGRAKDLIISGGYNVYPKEVELVLDETPGVVESAVIGVPHPDFGEGVVAVVIGAPGARLDEAALIASARRDLAAYKTPKRVVFVDELPRNTMGKVQKKLLRERYAALFAGTAAVPR, via the coding sequence ATGAGCGAGAACCTGTATGAGCTGCTGGCGGCCGGGTTTGCGGCCGCGCGGGACAAGGCCTGTTTCATCCTGAGCGACGGGCGGGAGATCAGCTACGGGACGCTGGAGGCCGGGGCGGCGCAGGTCGCGGGCCACCTGAAGGCGCTGGGGGTGGAGCCGGGGGATCGGGTCGCGCTGCAGGCGGAGAAGAGCCCCGAGGCGGTGATGGTCTATCTGGGCACGCTGAAGGCGGGGGCGGTCTATCTGCCGCTCAACTCGGCCTACACGGCGGCCGAGGTCGAATACTTCCGCAAGGACGCCGAGCCGAAGGTGTTCGTCGACGATCCGTCGGCCTTCGTGGCGCAGGCGGAGGCGGCGGCGCCCCTCGTCGAGCCGGTGGCGCGGGCGGCCTTCGACCTCGCCTCGATCATCTACACCTCGGGCACGACGGGGCGCTCCAAGGGGGCGATGCTGAGCCACGGCAACCTGGCGGCCAACGCCCTGGCGCTGCACCGGGCCTGGGGCTTCACGCCCGACGACGTGCTGCTGCACGCCCTGCCGATCTTCCACGTCCACGGCCTGTTCGTGGCCATGCACTGCGCCTTCCTGTCCGGCGCGCCGATGGTCTGGCTGCCGAAGTTCGCCGACGCCGAGGTGCTGGCCGGGCTGAAGCGGGCGACGGTGATGATGGGGGTGCCGACCTTCTACACCCGGCTCCTGGCCAATCCGGGCTTCACCCGCGAGGCGGCGGCGCACATGCGACTGTTCATCTGCGGCTCGGCCCCCCTGCTTCCCTCGACCTTTGAGGACTTCGAGCAGCGGACGGGAATGCGCATCCTCGAGCGCTACGGCATGAGCGAGGCGGTCATCATCACCAGCAACCCGCTGGACGGCGAGCGCATCGCCGGCTCGGTCGGTTATCCGCTGCCGGGGGTGGAGCTGCGCATCGATGCGGGCGAGGGCGGCGGCGACACCGGCGTGATCCAGATCCGCGGGCCGAGCGTGTTCGGCGGCTACTGGCGGATGCCGGAGAAGACGGCGGAGGAGTTCACCGCCGACGGATTCTTCATCACCGGCGACGTGGGCCGGCAGGACGCCGACGGCCGCGTGTGGATCTCCGGCCGGGCCAAGGACCTGATCATCTCGGGCGGCTACAACGTCTATCCCAAGGAGGTCGAGCTGGTGCTCGACGAGACGCCGGGGGTGGTGGAGAGCGCGGTGATCGGCGTGCCGCACCCGGACTTCGGCGAAGGCGTGGTGGCGGTGGTCATCGGCGCGCCGGGCGCACGCCTGGACGAGGCGGCGCTGATCGCGTCCGCGCGGCGCGATCTGGCGGCCTACAAGACGCCGAAGCGCGTGGTGTTCGTGGACGAGCTGCCGCGCAACACCATGGGAAAGGTGCAGAAGAAGCTGCTGCGCGAGCGCTACGCCGCCCTGTTCGCCGGGACCGCCGCCGTCCCGCGATAG
- a CDS encoding Crp/Fnr family transcriptional regulator, which translates to MGVRPLDPVLRRVRSLGAIPENEIELIRSLSERRERHYPGEQLAAEGDAGSRPRFVVSGWACRQRLMPDGRRQIFSLLLPGDCLGFGGRPPLAGIVALTALETIDASGVHEILRRGLAPGLARAVAAADTIEDALLLDHAVRLGRLTALERVAHFLLELQQRLEIVGLGDHQRFPLPLTQEMLADTLGLSIVHVNRTLQQLRRAALIELRSGVAILLQPEALAKLCDYRGTAAVPANRAA; encoded by the coding sequence TTGGGCGTTCGCCCCCTCGATCCAGTCCTAAGGCGCGTCCGCAGCCTCGGCGCCATTCCTGAGAACGAAATCGAGCTGATCCGCAGCCTCAGCGAACGGCGCGAGCGCCACTATCCGGGCGAGCAGCTCGCGGCCGAGGGCGACGCAGGCAGCCGCCCGCGGTTCGTGGTCTCCGGCTGGGCCTGCCGCCAGCGGCTGATGCCCGACGGCCGGCGACAGATCTTCAGCCTGCTTCTGCCCGGCGACTGCCTGGGCTTCGGCGGCCGCCCGCCGCTCGCCGGCATCGTCGCCCTCACCGCCCTCGAGACCATCGACGCCAGCGGCGTGCATGAGATCCTCCGCCGCGGCCTCGCCCCCGGGCTCGCCCGCGCGGTCGCCGCCGCCGACACGATCGAGGACGCCCTGCTCCTCGATCACGCGGTCCGCCTGGGCCGCCTCACCGCCCTGGAGCGCGTCGCCCACTTCCTGCTTGAGCTTCAACAACGCCTGGAGATCGTCGGCCTCGGCGACCACCAGCGGTTCCCGCTGCCGCTGACGCAGGAGATGCTCGCCGACACCCTGGGGCTGTCCATCGTCCACGTGAACCGCACCCTGCAGCAGCTCCGCCGCGCGGCCCTCATCGAGCTCCGCTCCGGCGTCGCCATCCTGCTGCAGCCCGAGGCCCTGGCGAAGCTCTGCGACTATCGCGGGACGGCGGCGGTCCCGGCGAACAGGGCGGCGTAG
- a CDS encoding anthranilate synthase component I family protein, whose protein sequence is MRAYAQVALPWSDPVAALGRVADQPWAIGFLSGGSQPGARWSYVAAEPAKTLSLRPIDEAEPFAALAELAGPVVEPDPNGPPFQGGVAGLACYELADRLEALRLPRLGRWPDLAAARYPAVLAFDHAERRVLALGRGAEPAEAEAAAARAAAWLDLPAPAPKRLDARLEADDPAAYEAAVADVVRRIGEGEIFQANIARRWRGRLAAKARPFDLLAALAADSPAPFAAYLRLRDRVVISNSPERFVQAGREGEGLLARTEPIKGTAPRGADPAADAAQAAALAASEKDRAENLMIVDLMRNDLSRVCRAGGVAAPELFTVATFANVHHLVSTVTGRLAEGRSALDLLAACFPPGSITGAPKVQAMKVIAGHEAPRGPFFGSMFLLGADGTLDSNVLIRTAAFTLERDGWHVEARAGAGIVADSIPALERQETEAKISALAAALGGAR, encoded by the coding sequence ATGAGGGCCTATGCCCAGGTCGCCCTCCCCTGGTCCGATCCCGTCGCCGCGCTCGGCCGGGTCGCCGACCAGCCGTGGGCGATCGGCTTCCTCTCCGGCGGATCGCAGCCCGGCGCGCGCTGGTCCTACGTCGCGGCCGAACCGGCGAAGACCCTCAGCCTGCGCCCGATCGACGAGGCCGAGCCCTTCGCCGCCCTCGCCGAGCTCGCCGGCCCCGTCGTCGAGCCCGATCCGAACGGCCCGCCGTTCCAGGGCGGCGTCGCCGGCCTCGCCTGCTACGAGCTCGCCGACCGGCTGGAGGCCCTGCGCCTGCCGCGCCTCGGGCGCTGGCCGGACCTCGCCGCGGCCCGTTATCCGGCCGTCCTCGCCTTCGACCACGCCGAGCGCCGGGTCCTCGCCCTTGGCCGCGGCGCCGAACCCGCGGAGGCGGAGGCCGCCGCCGCCCGCGCCGCCGCCTGGCTCGACCTGCCGGCGCCTGCGCCCAAGCGCCTCGACGCGCGGCTGGAGGCCGACGATCCGGCCGCCTACGAGGCCGCCGTCGCCGACGTCGTCCGCCGGATCGGCGAGGGCGAGATCTTCCAGGCCAATATCGCCCGGCGCTGGCGCGGGCGCCTGGCCGCCAAGGCTCGTCCCTTCGATCTCCTCGCCGCCCTCGCCGCCGACAGCCCCGCGCCCTTCGCGGCCTATCTTCGGCTGCGCGACCGCGTCGTGATCTCCAACTCGCCCGAGCGCTTCGTCCAGGCGGGCCGGGAGGGGGAAGGCCTCCTCGCCCGCACCGAGCCGATCAAGGGCACCGCGCCCCGCGGCGCCGACCCCGCCGCCGACGCGGCCCAGGCCGCCGCCCTCGCCGCCTCCGAGAAGGACCGCGCCGAGAACCTGATGATCGTCGACCTGATGCGCAACGACCTCTCGCGGGTCTGCCGGGCGGGCGGCGTCGCCGCGCCCGAGCTGTTCACGGTCGCCACCTTCGCCAACGTCCACCACCTGGTCTCGACCGTCACTGGCCGCCTCGCCGAAGGCCGCAGCGCCCTCGACCTCCTCGCCGCCTGCTTCCCGCCGGGCTCGATCACCGGCGCGCCGAAGGTCCAGGCCATGAAGGTCATCGCCGGCCACGAGGCGCCGCGCGGCCCCTTCTTCGGCTCGATGTTCCTGCTGGGCGCCGACGGAACCCTGGACTCCAACGTCCTCATCCGCACCGCCGCCTTCACCCTCGAACGCGACGGCTGGCATGTGGAGGCGCGGGCCGGCGCCGGCATCGTCGCCGACAGCATCCCCGCCCTGGAGCGCCAGGAGACCGAGGCCAAGATCTCCGCCCTCGCCGCCGCCCTCGGCGGCGCGCGCTAG
- a CDS encoding substrate-binding domain-containing protein, which yields MTSRRPFLLPFLALLALAACAPRERVLRVCADPNNLPFSNRAGQGFENKLAELVAADLHARIDYTWWAQRRGYVRNTLKDRRCDLWPGVATQVDMLATTQPYYRSTYVFVSRADRRLNLASFDDPRLRRLKIGVQMIGDDAQNTPPAHALARRGILGNVRGYMLYGDYSRPNPPAEIVQAVDRGDIDLAVVWGPLAGYFARSAAHPLTLTPVQPWLDGPQWPMVFDISMGVRRDDPKLKDELDAVLERRAPQIRALLARYGVPVLADPAAG from the coding sequence ATGACCAGCCGCCGGCCCTTTCTCCTGCCCTTCCTCGCCCTCCTGGCCCTCGCCGCCTGCGCCCCGCGCGAGCGCGTGCTGAGGGTCTGCGCCGACCCCAACAACCTGCCGTTCTCCAACCGAGCCGGGCAGGGGTTCGAGAACAAGCTCGCCGAGCTGGTCGCCGCCGACCTCCACGCCCGCATCGACTACACCTGGTGGGCCCAGCGCCGCGGCTATGTGCGCAACACCCTGAAGGACCGCCGCTGCGACCTCTGGCCGGGCGTCGCCACCCAGGTCGACATGCTCGCCACCACCCAGCCCTACTACCGCTCCACCTATGTCTTCGTGAGCCGCGCCGACCGCCGCCTGAACCTCGCCTCCTTCGACGATCCGCGGCTGAGGCGCCTGAAGATCGGCGTCCAGATGATCGGCGACGACGCCCAGAACACCCCGCCCGCCCACGCCCTCGCCCGGCGCGGCATCCTCGGCAACGTCCGCGGCTACATGCTCTACGGCGACTACAGCCGGCCCAACCCGCCGGCCGAGATCGTCCAGGCCGTCGACCGCGGCGACATCGACTTGGCGGTCGTCTGGGGTCCGCTGGCCGGCTATTTCGCCCGCTCGGCCGCCCATCCCCTGACCCTCACCCCGGTGCAGCCCTGGCTCGACGGACCCCAGTGGCCGATGGTCTTCGACATCTCCATGGGCGTGCGGCGCGACGACCCCAAGCTGAAGGACGAGCTCGACGCGGTGCTCGAGCGGCGCGCCCCGCAGATCCGCGCCCTCCTGGCGCGCTACGGCGTCCCCGTCCTGGCCGATCCCGCCGCCGGCTAG
- a CDS encoding PQQ-dependent catabolism-associated beta-propeller protein, translated as MRGALIPILAALGLSACAGPRAAPHTIWVSDEQADVVHVIDGATLKETAALHLGRRPRGLAVSPDGATLYVAVSKDDRIAEVDVKTRRLRRYLASGSDPERFALAPDGRTLYVANEDEGAASAVDLAADRVVRRTTVGPEPEGMAVSPDGRLVVCTSEGASLVHFIDAATGALEDSILVGARPRDARFTPDGKRLWVTSESRASVAVFDPAAHRLLATLDLRKADPPPNVQAVGLAMTRDGGRVYVAAGRGDHAAEIDPATLKVTRWFKTGQRTWGIALSPDESRLYAASGLSGDLAVIDLKSGRTIRTLKLGGRPWGVVTTP; from the coding sequence ATGCGGGGGGCGCTCATCCCGATCCTGGCGGCGCTGGGACTGTCCGCCTGCGCCGGGCCCAGGGCCGCGCCCCACACCATCTGGGTCTCCGACGAGCAGGCCGACGTGGTGCACGTCATCGACGGCGCCACCCTGAAGGAGACCGCCGCCCTGCATCTCGGCCGCCGGCCCCGCGGCCTCGCCGTCTCGCCCGACGGCGCGACCCTCTACGTCGCGGTCTCGAAGGACGACCGCATCGCCGAGGTCGACGTGAAGACCCGCCGGCTGCGCCGCTATCTCGCCTCCGGCTCCGACCCCGAGCGCTTCGCCCTCGCCCCGGACGGCCGCACCCTCTACGTCGCCAATGAGGACGAGGGCGCCGCCTCGGCCGTCGACCTCGCCGCCGATCGCGTGGTGCGCCGGACCACCGTCGGGCCGGAGCCCGAGGGCATGGCCGTCAGCCCCGACGGGCGCCTCGTCGTCTGCACCTCGGAAGGCGCCAGCCTCGTCCACTTCATCGACGCCGCCACCGGCGCCCTCGAGGACAGCATCCTCGTCGGCGCGCGGCCGCGCGACGCCCGCTTCACCCCCGACGGCAAGCGGCTCTGGGTCACCTCGGAATCCCGCGCCAGCGTGGCGGTGTTCGACCCCGCCGCCCACAGGCTCCTCGCCACCCTCGACCTGCGCAAGGCCGACCCGCCGCCCAACGTCCAGGCCGTCGGGCTCGCCATGACCCGGGACGGCGGGCGGGTCTATGTCGCCGCCGGCCGCGGCGACCACGCCGCCGAGATCGACCCGGCCACCCTCAAGGTCACCCGCTGGTTCAAGACCGGCCAGCGCACCTGGGGCATCGCCCTCTCGCCCGACGAGAGCCGCCTCTACGCCGCCAGCGGCCTCTCCGGCGACCTCGCCGTCATCGACCTCAAGTCCGGCCGCACGATCCGGACCCTTAAGCTCGGCGGGCGCCCCTGGGGCGTGGTCACCACGCCATGA
- a CDS encoding methanol/ethanol family PQQ-dependent dehydrogenase, whose amino-acid sequence MTEQACDGNGNRPARWRGLAALLLVLVLAAPLTLSLAGCNRKPPPPTGPAHIAPLPGSTGATAQIPAEDGQWTMPAKDYASTRFSGLDEINTANVAGLKVAFTFSTGVNKGHEAAPLVVGSTMYVVTPYPNDLYALDLTKPGAPVKWKYSPKPKPASQGVACCDVVNRGVAYANGRIFMNTLDGFTIAVDANSGQEVWRTQLGDINKGETITMAPLVVKDKVLVGDSGGEFGVRGWLVALNAADGKIAWKAYHTGPDKDVLIGPDFHPFYDQDKGKDLGVSTWPPDAWKIGGGTMWGWISYDPATNTIFYGTANPGPWNAEQRPGDNKWTAGIFARDADTGQAKWFYQMNDHDVHDYDGINENLLLTVPVGGQPRKVVAHPDRNGYLYLIDQGTGQALSADPYANINSSFGVDLKTGRLKKNPEKVPQVGKVVRDICPTASGSKDWNPSAFSPRTGLLYIPHENLCMDWENVQANYIAGTPYVGAEVRMKAGPGGNRGAFTAWDPVRHAAVWEIKEDLPLWSGALATAGDLVFYGTMEGWFKAVDARTGKLLWQFKAASGIIGQPIAYRGPDGHEYVAVLAGVGGWAGAIVSGDLDPRDPTAALGFVGAVPDLKQKTTAGGVLYVFALPG is encoded by the coding sequence ATGACGGAGCAGGCTTGCGACGGCAACGGAAACCGCCCAGCCCGCTGGCGAGGCCTCGCCGCCCTGCTCCTGGTCCTGGTCCTGGCCGCGCCCCTCACGCTTTCCCTGGCCGGCTGCAACCGCAAGCCGCCGCCGCCCACCGGCCCGGCCCACATCGCCCCGCTGCCGGGGTCCACCGGCGCGACGGCGCAGATCCCGGCCGAGGACGGCCAGTGGACGATGCCGGCCAAGGACTACGCCTCCACCCGCTTCTCCGGCCTCGATGAGATCAACACCGCCAACGTCGCCGGCCTGAAGGTCGCCTTCACCTTCTCCACCGGTGTCAACAAGGGCCACGAGGCCGCGCCCCTGGTGGTCGGCTCGACCATGTACGTGGTCACCCCCTACCCCAACGACCTCTACGCCCTGGACCTGACCAAGCCCGGCGCGCCGGTGAAGTGGAAGTATTCGCCCAAGCCCAAGCCCGCCTCGCAGGGCGTCGCCTGCTGCGACGTGGTGAACCGCGGCGTCGCCTACGCCAACGGCCGCATCTTCATGAACACCCTCGATGGCTTCACCATCGCCGTCGACGCCAACAGCGGCCAGGAGGTCTGGCGCACCCAGCTCGGCGACATCAACAAGGGCGAGACCATCACCATGGCCCCGCTGGTGGTGAAGGATAAGGTCCTCGTCGGCGACAGCGGCGGCGAGTTCGGCGTCCGCGGCTGGCTCGTCGCGCTCAACGCCGCCGACGGCAAGATCGCCTGGAAGGCCTACCACACCGGCCCCGACAAGGACGTCCTGATCGGGCCGGACTTCCACCCCTTCTACGACCAGGACAAGGGCAAGGACCTCGGCGTCTCCACCTGGCCGCCGGACGCCTGGAAGATCGGCGGCGGCACCATGTGGGGCTGGATCTCCTACGACCCGGCGACCAACACCATCTTCTACGGCACCGCCAACCCAGGCCCTTGGAACGCCGAGCAGCGGCCCGGCGACAACAAGTGGACCGCCGGCATCTTCGCCCGCGACGCCGACACCGGCCAGGCGAAGTGGTTCTACCAGATGAACGACCACGACGTTCACGACTACGACGGCATCAACGAGAACCTGCTGCTCACCGTCCCGGTGGGCGGCCAGCCGCGCAAGGTCGTCGCCCACCCCGACCGCAACGGCTACCTCTACCTGATCGACCAAGGCACCGGTCAGGCCCTCTCGGCCGATCCCTACGCCAACATCAATTCGAGCTTCGGCGTCGACCTGAAGACCGGCCGGCTGAAGAAGAACCCGGAGAAGGTGCCCCAGGTGGGCAAGGTGGTGCGCGATATCTGCCCCACCGCCTCCGGCTCCAAGGACTGGAACCCCTCGGCCTTCTCGCCGCGCACGGGCCTCCTCTACATCCCCCACGAGAACCTCTGCATGGACTGGGAGAACGTCCAGGCCAACTACATCGCCGGCACGCCCTACGTCGGCGCCGAGGTGCGGATGAAGGCCGGTCCCGGCGGCAACCGCGGCGCCTTCACCGCCTGGGATCCGGTCCGCCACGCCGCGGTGTGGGAGATCAAGGAGGACCTGCCGCTGTGGTCCGGCGCCCTCGCCACCGCCGGCGACCTCGTCTTCTACGGCACCATGGAAGGCTGGTTCAAAGCCGTCGACGCCCGCACCGGCAAGCTCCTCTGGCAGTTCAAGGCCGCCTCCGGGATCATCGGCCAGCCGATCGCCTACCGCGGTCCGGACGGCCACGAGTACGTCGCCGTGCTCGCCGGCGTCGGCGGCTGGGCCGGGGCCATCGTCTCCGGCGACCTCGACCCGCGCGACCCCACCGCGGCCCTCGGCTTCGTCGGCGCGGTGCCGGACCTGAAGCAGAAGACCACCGCCGGCGGCGTGCTCTACGTCTTCGCCCTGCCGGGCTGA